Proteins encoded within one genomic window of Bacteroides sedimenti:
- a CDS encoding alpha-N-acetylglucosaminidase produces the protein MRMYKIFKFILILSLFSLPAFADNGIFVAKQLLARIAPQYEGKISFIQTTNAKSDYFELETIQDKLIIKGNNANSMAVGLNYFLKYYCLTTVTWYADDVIKLPKSLPILTKKVSVQARTKNRFFLNYCTFGYTMVWWKWKDWERFIDWMALNGVNMPLAITGQEAIWYKVWRKMGLSDSEIRNYFTGPAHLPWHRMSNLDYWQGGLPHSWLENQVKLQKKILERERELSMKPVLPAFSGHVPKELKRIYPQAKISLLSSWGGFPDKYRSSFLDPTDPLFQTIQKEFLNNEIKLFGTDNIYGADPFNEVDPPSFEPQFLEDVSKTIYNSISSVDKKAIWLQMAWIFYFERTKWTTPRIQAYLKAVPQDKMLLLDYYCENTEVWKITDKYFGQPYLWCYLGNFGGNTMLAGNIKEVGKRIENAYKSGGDNFWGLGSTLEGFDVNPFMYEYVLEKAWNSNFTDEEWIQKLADRYIGRIDENYRNAWMGMYDKIYIEPAHLGQGTLTNARPSLFDNGNWTTNPSISYDNKDLCKIWGAMVQCKGQTNSMYWYEIVNIGRQVLGNYFLELRNNFSSAYQKKDLAEMKRISDQMLVLLNDLNDLTLLNNSFSLNKWIDDSRSFGLTDIEKAYYEKNARTLITTWGGKNQSLNDYGNRTWSGLISTYYAPRWKMFLDNVIKSCEQNVEYDNQSFIDSVTTFEIDWTKSHDVLSIHTSKSDDMIKMSELYIKYKNLILE, from the coding sequence ATGAGAATGTATAAAATATTTAAGTTTATATTAATTCTTTCTCTATTCTCTTTGCCGGCTTTTGCAGATAATGGCATTTTCGTGGCTAAACAATTATTGGCTAGAATCGCTCCTCAGTATGAAGGCAAAATATCTTTTATACAAACGACTAATGCTAAATCTGATTATTTTGAACTGGAAACCATTCAAGATAAATTGATTATTAAAGGCAATAATGCGAATTCGATGGCGGTAGGATTGAATTACTTTTTGAAGTACTATTGTTTGACTACTGTAACCTGGTATGCGGATGATGTTATAAAATTACCAAAATCATTGCCGATATTGACAAAGAAAGTCTCCGTACAGGCAAGAACTAAAAATAGATTTTTCTTAAATTATTGCACTTTTGGTTATACAATGGTATGGTGGAAATGGAAAGATTGGGAGCGTTTCATTGATTGGATGGCATTGAATGGAGTAAATATGCCTTTGGCTATAACAGGACAAGAAGCGATTTGGTACAAAGTGTGGCGTAAGATGGGGCTTTCGGATAGTGAAATACGCAATTATTTTACTGGTCCAGCCCATTTACCTTGGCATAGAATGTCGAACCTCGATTATTGGCAAGGTGGTTTACCACATTCTTGGTTGGAAAATCAAGTGAAATTACAAAAAAAAATATTGGAACGTGAGCGTGAATTAAGCATGAAACCTGTGTTACCAGCCTTTTCTGGTCATGTTCCTAAGGAATTAAAGCGTATTTATCCCCAAGCTAAGATTTCATTATTGAGTTCTTGGGGCGGATTTCCTGATAAATACAGAAGCAGTTTCCTTGATCCGACTGATCCATTATTTCAAACAATTCAGAAAGAATTCCTAAACAACGAAATAAAATTGTTTGGCACTGATAATATATATGGAGCAGATCCTTTCAATGAAGTAGATCCGCCTAGTTTTGAGCCTCAGTTTTTAGAAGATGTTTCTAAAACAATTTATAATTCCATTAGTTCGGTAGATAAAAAGGCAATATGGCTTCAAATGGCCTGGATTTTCTATTTTGAAAGAACGAAATGGACTACCCCAAGGATACAAGCATATCTTAAGGCTGTTCCACAAGATAAAATGCTTTTGTTAGATTATTATTGTGAAAACACTGAAGTCTGGAAAATTACAGATAAATACTTTGGACAGCCATATTTATGGTGCTATTTAGGAAACTTTGGTGGAAATACGATGCTTGCGGGAAACATTAAAGAAGTAGGCAAACGAATAGAAAATGCATATAAGTCTGGTGGAGATAATTTCTGGGGATTAGGCTCTACTTTAGAAGGATTCGATGTTAATCCGTTTATGTATGAATACGTATTAGAAAAAGCCTGGAATTCTAATTTTACAGATGAAGAATGGATTCAAAAACTAGCAGACAGATACATTGGAAGAATTGATGAGAACTACAGAAATGCCTGGATGGGTATGTATGATAAAATATACATTGAGCCTGCACATTTAGGGCAGGGGACTCTTACGAATGCCCGACCATCTTTATTTGATAATGGTAATTGGACTACCAATCCATCTATTTCGTATGATAATAAAGATTTATGCAAAATATGGGGCGCAATGGTTCAATGTAAGGGTCAAACCAATTCAATGTATTGGTATGAAATTGTGAATATTGGTCGGCAGGTACTAGGCAATTATTTTCTTGAATTAAGAAATAATTTTTCCAGTGCCTATCAAAAAAAGGATTTAGCTGAAATGAAAAGGATCAGCGATCAGATGTTGGTTTTACTCAATGATCTGAATGATTTGACCCTGTTAAATAATTCTTTTTCCTTAAATAAATGGATCGATGATTCGCGAAGTTTTGGACTTACTGATATTGAAAAAGCATACTATGAGAAAAATGCAAGAACACTTATCACAACTTGGGGAGGAAAAAACCAAAGTTTGAACGATTATGGTAATCGAACCTGGTCGGGATTGATAAGTACCTATTATGCGCCACGGTGGAAAATGTTCTTGGATAATGTAATAAAATCCTGTGAACAAAACGTTGAGTATGATAACCAGTCATTTATTGATTCAGTAACTACTTTTGAGATAGATTGGACAAAATCTCACGATGTTTTGTCTATTCATACTTCGAAAAGTGATGACATGATAAAAATGTCAGAATTATATATAAAATATAAAAATCTCATTCTTGAATAA
- a CDS encoding DUF3823 domain-containing protein: protein MKRYSLKNKWVYFIMMILVASSCQIDERIDDLTGGYEGVFIDKVTGDTVCTEYFGAKVKLLDAEYGKVAQPLVYNVLPDGTFRNTKVYPSKYKVWGEGPFLQLDTVYGNIKNGTKLSLKVLPNMSLKILNVELKYGVELNVTYCYNVNDLNSSSQEVGIVYSKDKYPGQRNAVSVGTSGGSVFKSIKIVTEKKDTITEKIYLEPNQTYYIRALGHSENAGDYWNYSTQILTKTGNINISELPVSAKFGVVSATSAIIQWSFPPVVDGIKLTYIDMTGKEIVDILNPKLCSYVANLAHNTSTEVKVNLLAGNEVGPDKIITVKTEALSDKYVEDNNKRAENVPFFNDENMKYSISKYYAEYYAPVYDLSWTTSPYRYQFIDWWASWLAGTAYEHLPTNQEMENFTSMNVYGAVKTFVDLLPCINLETLTIEKGDLFSTGEVIDPNVDLNVLKKLPNLKKVILGKEVPLSKDNFTRAGLTNIQIIKN, encoded by the coding sequence ATGAAAAGATATAGTTTGAAAAATAAGTGGGTTTATTTTATAATGATGATATTGGTAGCATCATCTTGTCAGATAGATGAAAGAATAGATGATCTTACCGGTGGCTATGAAGGAGTGTTTATCGATAAAGTCACAGGAGATACCGTGTGTACTGAATATTTTGGTGCAAAAGTAAAATTGTTGGATGCGGAATATGGGAAAGTTGCACAACCACTTGTATATAACGTATTACCAGATGGAACTTTTCGAAATACAAAAGTATATCCTTCAAAATACAAAGTTTGGGGAGAAGGTCCATTCCTTCAATTAGACACAGTATATGGGAACATAAAAAATGGGACCAAACTAAGCCTCAAAGTTCTACCAAATATGTCATTAAAAATATTGAATGTAGAACTGAAATATGGGGTCGAATTGAATGTAACTTATTGTTATAATGTGAATGATCTAAATTCTTCTTCTCAGGAAGTCGGTATTGTTTATAGTAAAGATAAATATCCTGGGCAAAGAAATGCAGTATCTGTAGGAACTTCGGGAGGAAGCGTATTTAAATCAATCAAGATAGTAACAGAAAAAAAAGATACTATCACTGAAAAAATATATCTGGAGCCAAATCAAACTTATTATATAAGAGCATTAGGACATTCTGAAAATGCAGGTGACTATTGGAATTATTCTACCCAGATTTTAACAAAAACTGGTAATATTAATATTAGTGAATTACCGGTATCTGCTAAATTTGGTGTTGTCAGTGCAACTTCTGCTATTATACAATGGTCATTTCCACCTGTGGTGGACGGTATAAAACTTACATATATAGATATGACTGGGAAAGAGATTGTAGATATTCTCAATCCTAAGTTATGCTCTTATGTAGCAAACCTAGCCCATAACACATCGACAGAAGTAAAGGTTAATCTTTTAGCAGGAAATGAAGTTGGACCTGATAAAATAATTACTGTAAAGACGGAAGCTCTTTCTGATAAATATGTGGAAGACAATAATAAACGAGCTGAAAATGTTCCTTTTTTTAATGATGAAAATATGAAATATTCCATATCAAAATATTATGCTGAATATTATGCTCCTGTTTATGACTTATCATGGACTACAAGCCCTTACCGCTATCAGTTTATTGATTGGTGGGCTTCTTGGTTAGCTGGAACTGCATATGAACATCTTCCTACAAATCAGGAAATGGAAAATTTTACATCAATGAATGTATATGGTGCTGTTAAGACGTTTGTAGATCTTTTGCCCTGTATCAACTTAGAAACCCTTACTATAGAAAAAGGTGATTTATTCTCAACAGGTGAAGTGATAGATCCAAATGTGGATTTGAATGTGCTTAAGAAATTACCAAATCTTAAAAAAGTGATTTTAGGAAAAGAAGTTCCTTTATCAAAAGATAATTTCACAAGAGCAGGGTTGACAAACATTCAGATTATAAAAAATTAA
- a CDS encoding RagB/SusD family nutrient uptake outer membrane protein: MKKIHILILFIFALCLSSCDKWLDIESKTVIDENDINNYPELAEAQFLSNYLDLRNNVQSIGNGQLSYLQHHLDAFTDDGASNIAWGAGIMQNNTPGMVYGSIFNQTPSEYERAVWPYKEINKINKYIATYKKSANTDVLSTVGEAYFIRAYYYFELVKRYGGVPLYSTPLDSVKSINNRASEEASWDFVLNNLDSAIVLLPDNQKYIAEDKDRANKFTALSLKSRAMLYAGTIAKYGKVTNNGLQGVRSDMAKKYLTEAADAAQKVISASKYKLSSNFGDLFNGTAENDDEIIFRFKNNEKTGTQVFLDFWCMPYKVKKQGYTAFMVPSLDIVEQFETLNGVITPLDYTAKKTDLRDFFDDRDKRLAATVIYPGGEFLGQRYSIYKETRLTKKDGSVQTYRYENYDDWVKGAKVPGYDKYMKSGEDGVFYNEGNGFTNYGFYLKKTLYGVKRLEDYLKHENSQDAVIIRYGEVVLNFAEAAIELAGLGNTQYVAQAQVEFDNLRSIHGGLPAKTMTIDIVRHERRIDLLYEGFRYWDQKRWRIGTQMHNTTLHALFPVLNIDERTNPVSIYYTIEKNDAPLLATRVKWFQERDYYCPIPVSLSPGIVQNDGWN; the protein is encoded by the coding sequence ATGAAAAAGATACATATATTAATATTATTTATTTTCGCTTTATGTCTCAGTTCATGTGATAAATGGCTGGATATTGAATCTAAAACAGTGATAGACGAGAACGATATAAACAATTACCCTGAATTGGCAGAGGCTCAATTTTTATCAAATTATTTAGATTTACGCAATAATGTTCAATCGATTGGTAATGGACAATTATCTTATTTACAACATCATTTAGATGCCTTTACAGATGATGGAGCAAGTAATATAGCCTGGGGAGCAGGAATTATGCAAAACAATACACCAGGTATGGTTTATGGGTCAATATTCAATCAAACACCCTCTGAATATGAACGAGCAGTTTGGCCATACAAAGAAATTAATAAAATTAACAAGTATATTGCCACTTATAAGAAATCTGCTAATACTGATGTATTAAGTACTGTAGGTGAAGCATATTTCATCAGAGCTTATTATTATTTTGAGTTGGTAAAGCGGTATGGAGGAGTGCCTTTGTATTCTACACCATTAGATAGTGTGAAATCTATTAATAATCGCGCTTCAGAAGAAGCAAGTTGGGATTTTGTTTTAAATAATCTCGATTCTGCAATTGTGTTATTGCCAGATAATCAGAAGTACATAGCAGAAGATAAAGATCGGGCTAATAAATTTACTGCACTCTCATTAAAATCAAGAGCTATGCTTTACGCCGGAACGATTGCAAAGTATGGAAAAGTAACTAATAACGGTTTGCAGGGAGTGCGTTCAGATATGGCTAAAAAGTACTTGACTGAAGCTGCAGATGCCGCTCAAAAAGTAATATCTGCTAGTAAATATAAATTGTCATCAAACTTTGGTGATCTTTTTAATGGAACGGCTGAGAATGATGATGAAATAATATTCAGATTCAAGAATAATGAGAAAACTGGAACACAAGTTTTTCTTGATTTCTGGTGTATGCCTTATAAAGTTAAAAAACAAGGGTATACTGCTTTTATGGTTCCCTCCTTGGATATTGTAGAACAATTTGAAACTTTAAATGGCGTAATAACTCCATTGGATTACACTGCAAAAAAAACAGATTTAAGAGATTTTTTTGATGACAGAGATAAAAGATTAGCTGCAACCGTCATTTATCCGGGTGGAGAGTTTTTGGGACAACGTTACTCTATTTATAAGGAAACAAGATTAACTAAAAAAGATGGTTCTGTTCAAACATATAGATATGAAAATTATGACGATTGGGTTAAAGGTGCTAAAGTGCCAGGGTATGACAAATATATGAAAAGTGGAGAAGATGGAGTGTTTTATAATGAGGGGAATGGGTTTACCAATTATGGTTTCTATCTGAAAAAGACTCTATATGGAGTAAAGAGGTTAGAGGACTATCTTAAACATGAAAATTCCCAAGATGCTGTAATCATAAGGTATGGAGAAGTTGTACTCAATTTCGCTGAAGCTGCAATTGAGTTAGCAGGATTAGGTAATACCCAGTATGTAGCTCAGGCACAGGTTGAATTTGATAATTTGAGAAGTATTCATGGAGGGCTTCCGGCAAAAACAATGACAATAGATATTGTAAGGCATGAACGTAGAATTGATTTGCTGTATGAAGGATTTAGGTATTGGGATCAGAAAAGATGGCGAATAGGAACCCAAATGCATAATACCACTTTACATGCATTGTTCCCTGTATTAAACATTGATGAGAGAACAAATCCTGTCTCCATTTATTATACGATAGAAAAAAATGATGCGCCTTTATTAGCAACACGTGTGAAATGGTTTCAGGAAAGAGATTATTATTGTCCAATACCAGTGTCACTAAGTCCGGGTATTGTTCAAAATGATGGTTGGAATTAA
- a CDS encoding TonB-dependent receptor, translating into MKKCLLIICIFFQIIPILGQNRGTLVNLSLKNSNLKEFIQVIEKQTAYTFMYMNIDVYSKRDITINVKQTSIEKVLDEVLPQRGLYYEIRDNHILLTNKDLKTTPNNESSKPTKNKRRIKRFVLDEQGQPIIGASVLLKGTSAGTITKEDGSFEIDIPSESSILRISFIGYTTLESAVNKLPLNNIVLKDFSKVIDDIIVVGYSTRSREKLISSVSTIKNEDLLKSTVPNIENALSGKVSGVFSRQSSGEPGSDWGNITIRGFGSALIVVDGIAGRGFADIDPSEIESISILKDASAAAVYGMQGANGVILVTTKRGNRNKKTVFDISIRTGVQVPTRYPNVASTDLWQELVNEYNINQKLIVDHTVLATPESMQKTPYQHNTDWYQELMRPAPINQSNVNISGGSEKINYFFSGGMLSQQGIWDTNSTQKNRFNFRSNIDANIFDNLKASVSAGAIVSKTEYPGASAATIARNLKTAPNVPVHWDGRPDMYAFGGEGQNNPVALADKNVSGYTNYETKSFTVDASLEYKIKQTGLSLKGVLGYSIDYGWNKYWNKNIVYWGYHYDSNEYYKSVSAANANKASLTLESSNTESLTGQFYINYIKSISNHNFNSGLIFETNQISAKSLNTSRGEFPSTILDMMAGGLANKLVSNGEYAREYRSASIIERFSYDYKSKYFVDINCRYDGAQYFAKKWGFFPSVSLGWFLTKENFMKDVKPVLKELKFRASYGELGDLSAAKSYYTNGEQYYFQSGYIYPGNELTFGDRTLYSLIETKNANPDFTWSKSKLANVGFDFKLFNDKILSGSIEVFYRNRNGLPAQKANDNSGALATWYNLNSDNTRGFEIALNHENTIRNFTYYVNGNISWSRSKNGRLEHGQFNNGFSEWKWNGEGQWTNTRWGLNCIGHYQSYEDIANAPMHNNSNYNNVILPGDLKYEDWNGDGYIDEDDMKPIGRTAYPELMFGLTTGFNWKGFDFTAFFQGGALSNFVVSSFDMDAFQEGNTNVNTWDYFKDRWRKEDYTNPDSKWIPGHFPAIRDMFASTINRYSSTYWMFNGNYVRLKNLEVGYTLPASITKKMNISSLRVYANGYNILTFAAQKYFDPEQAETYFSFASYPQIMSFNFGLNLKF; encoded by the coding sequence ATGAAAAAATGCCTTTTAATTATTTGTATTTTTTTTCAAATCATACCTATTTTAGGGCAAAACCGAGGCACTCTTGTAAATCTATCATTGAAAAATTCAAATCTTAAAGAATTTATTCAAGTGATTGAAAAACAGACAGCATATACATTTATGTATATGAATATAGATGTGTATTCGAAAAGAGATATAACAATAAATGTAAAACAAACTTCGATTGAAAAAGTTTTAGATGAAGTTTTGCCACAAAGAGGTTTGTACTATGAAATAAGAGATAATCATATTTTATTGACAAACAAGGATTTAAAAACTACACCGAATAATGAGTCCTCTAAACCTACTAAAAACAAAAGGCGAATCAAAAGATTTGTCCTCGATGAACAAGGACAGCCAATAATCGGTGCTTCCGTTTTACTTAAAGGAACTTCAGCAGGAACTATTACAAAAGAAGACGGATCTTTTGAAATAGATATTCCATCGGAATCATCCATTCTAAGAATCTCTTTTATTGGATATACTACATTGGAATCTGCAGTCAACAAACTTCCTTTGAATAATATTGTGTTAAAAGACTTTTCAAAAGTCATTGACGACATTATTGTTGTTGGTTATTCAACTCGTTCTAGAGAAAAATTAATAAGTTCCGTATCAACTATAAAGAATGAAGACCTATTAAAATCAACTGTCCCTAACATAGAAAATGCTCTGTCAGGAAAGGTCTCAGGTGTTTTCTCTCGGCAATCATCAGGTGAACCTGGATCTGATTGGGGTAATATCACTATACGTGGATTTGGTAGTGCATTGATTGTGGTAGATGGAATCGCGGGAAGAGGTTTTGCTGATATAGATCCATCAGAAATAGAAAGTATTTCTATACTAAAAGATGCCTCAGCTGCTGCAGTTTATGGAATGCAAGGTGCCAACGGAGTTATTTTGGTAACAACAAAACGTGGTAATAGAAATAAGAAAACGGTTTTTGATATAAGTATACGAACAGGCGTGCAAGTACCTACTCGCTATCCCAATGTTGCATCTACTGATTTATGGCAAGAGTTGGTCAATGAATATAATATCAATCAAAAATTGATTGTTGATCACACCGTACTTGCTACTCCAGAAAGTATGCAAAAAACACCATATCAACATAATACTGATTGGTACCAAGAACTAATGAGGCCAGCTCCAATAAATCAATCAAATGTTAATATATCAGGAGGAAGCGAAAAAATTAATTATTTTTTTTCCGGAGGTATGTTATCACAACAAGGAATATGGGATACAAATTCAACGCAAAAGAACAGATTTAACTTCAGGAGTAATATAGATGCTAATATATTTGATAATTTAAAAGCATCTGTAAGTGCTGGGGCAATCGTAAGCAAGACAGAATATCCTGGTGCTTCAGCTGCAACCATTGCACGAAATCTTAAAACAGCTCCTAATGTCCCTGTTCATTGGGATGGAAGACCGGATATGTATGCTTTTGGAGGTGAAGGGCAAAACAATCCTGTTGCACTAGCTGATAAAAATGTCTCAGGATATACAAATTATGAAACTAAATCTTTTACAGTAGATGCGTCGTTAGAATATAAAATTAAGCAAACAGGCCTTTCATTAAAAGGTGTTCTGGGTTATTCTATAGATTATGGCTGGAATAAGTATTGGAATAAGAATATTGTATATTGGGGTTATCATTATGATTCTAACGAATATTATAAAAGTGTTTCGGCTGCTAATGCAAATAAAGCAAGTCTAACGTTGGAGAGCAGTAATACTGAAAGTTTGACCGGACAATTTTACATAAACTATATCAAATCAATATCAAACCATAATTTTAATTCTGGTTTAATATTTGAAACTAATCAGATATCAGCTAAAAGTTTGAATACATCCAGAGGAGAATTTCCTTCCACTATATTAGATATGATGGCTGGTGGCTTAGCAAATAAATTAGTTAGTAATGGTGAATATGCAAGAGAATATAGATCTGCATCAATCATTGAACGTTTCTCTTATGATTATAAATCTAAATATTTTGTTGATATTAACTGCCGATATGATGGTGCACAATATTTTGCTAAAAAATGGGGATTCTTCCCCTCTGTTTCGTTGGGTTGGTTTTTAACAAAAGAAAATTTCATGAAAGATGTTAAGCCAGTACTTAAAGAATTAAAATTTAGGGCTTCCTATGGGGAGTTGGGTGACCTTTCAGCTGCTAAGAGTTATTATACCAATGGAGAACAATATTATTTTCAGAGTGGATATATATATCCGGGTAATGAACTTACTTTTGGAGATCGCACACTCTATTCTCTCATAGAAACAAAAAATGCCAATCCTGATTTTACCTGGTCTAAATCCAAATTAGCAAATGTGGGATTTGACTTTAAGCTGTTTAATGATAAAATACTAAGCGGAAGTATTGAAGTCTTCTATCGTAATAGAAATGGTTTACCGGCTCAAAAAGCAAACGATAACTCGGGAGCTCTAGCTACTTGGTATAATCTAAATAGTGATAATACCCGAGGCTTTGAAATTGCATTAAATCATGAAAATACAATTCGGAATTTCACTTACTATGTAAATGGTAATATATCCTGGTCTCGGAGTAAAAATGGAAGATTGGAACACGGGCAATTTAATAATGGCTTTTCAGAATGGAAATGGAATGGCGAGGGTCAATGGACAAACACAAGATGGGGGCTTAATTGCATAGGACACTATCAATCATATGAAGATATAGCCAATGCTCCCATGCACAATAATTCCAATTATAACAATGTGATACTGCCTGGAGATTTGAAATATGAAGACTGGAATGGTGACGGTTATATTGATGAAGATGATATGAAACCAATTGGAAGAACTGCTTATCCAGAACTTATGTTTGGTTTAACCACCGGATTTAATTGGAAGGGATTTGACTTTACTGCATTTTTTCAGGGGGGAGCCCTATCAAACTTTGTAGTTAGTTCTTTTGATATGGATGCATTTCAAGAAGGAAATACAAATGTGAACACTTGGGATTACTTTAAGGATAGATGGAGGAAAGAAGATTACACAAATCCTGATTCGAAGTGGATACCTGGGCATTTTCCTGCAATAAGAGATATGTTTGCATCTACTATTAACAGATATTCATCTACATATTGGATGTTTAATGGTAATTATGTGCGCTTAAAGAATCTAGAGGTCGGATACACTCTACCTGCTTCTATTACTAAGAAGATGAATATAAGTAGTTTAAGGGTATATGCTAATGGTTATAATATATTGACATTTGCTGCTCAAAAGTATTTTGATCCAGAGCAAGCAGAAACGTATTTTTCATTTGCATCTTATCCTCAGATTATGTCATTTAACTTTGGTTTGAATCTTAAATTTTAA
- a CDS encoding FecR family protein, with product MIGIKPEIYNLIAKDKFDQLTNDEKFIFEEWLNMSPSNRQAYEDIRAILDLKESDNIVVPDKENTWNAIMNSIKPLREETGKIYRLPFLIKLSSAVAIIAVVFTLSLNYIINSRNFRINAEHITSVIAPPGQKSQVILPDGTNVWLNSGSKISYSSSFIGKTRNINLEGEAFFDVKKDKKHPFIVTVSGVDIKVLGTAFNINSFMGDEVKVTLIRGKIALEQTSNHKLISELLPGKRIDVDKQNFKYSIEDCNAEESILWAQDQLVIENKSFTEMINMLNNWYGVQIKTRNNYNNNDKYTFKIKTESLTEAFKLVNLLTPIEYKIDGKEVIVKKISIK from the coding sequence ATGATAGGAATTAAACCTGAAATTTATAATTTGATTGCAAAGGATAAATTTGATCAATTAACAAATGATGAGAAATTTATTTTTGAAGAGTGGCTTAATATGAGTCCATCTAACCGTCAGGCTTACGAAGATATTCGGGCAATATTAGATTTGAAAGAATCAGATAATATTGTTGTTCCGGATAAAGAAAATACATGGAATGCGATAATGAATAGTATAAAACCATTAAGAGAAGAGACAGGAAAGATCTATCGATTGCCATTTTTAATTAAACTAAGTAGTGCTGTTGCCATTATTGCAGTTGTTTTCACTCTTTCTTTAAATTATATTATTAATAGTAGGAATTTTAGAATAAATGCCGAACACATAACAAGTGTAATTGCTCCTCCAGGACAAAAATCACAAGTTATTTTGCCTGATGGAACTAATGTGTGGTTAAATTCTGGCTCAAAAATATCTTACTCTAGTTCATTTATTGGTAAAACAAGAAATATAAATCTTGAAGGAGAAGCTTTTTTCGATGTGAAGAAAGATAAAAAACATCCTTTCATAGTTACAGTTTCGGGAGTAGATATAAAAGTGCTGGGAACAGCTTTTAATATTAATTCATTTATGGGTGATGAAGTGAAAGTGACACTTATTCGTGGAAAGATTGCTTTAGAGCAAACATCGAATCATAAATTGATTTCAGAATTATTACCTGGTAAACGAATTGATGTTGATAAACAAAACTTTAAATATTCTATTGAAGATTGTAATGCTGAAGAATCAATATTATGGGCTCAAGATCAATTGGTGATAGAAAATAAAAGTTTTACTGAAATGATAAATATGCTGAATAATTGGTATGGTGTACAAATTAAAACCAGAAATAATTATAATAATAATGACAAGTATACTTTTAAAATAAAAACAGAGTCACTAACTGAAGCATTCAAATTGGTTAATTTGTTAACACCAATTGAATATAAAATAGATGGGAAGGAGGTAATTGTAAAAAAGATAAGCATAAAATAA
- a CDS encoding RNA polymerase sigma factor, whose product MNNKFEIKTLISEKVFEEIFNEYYDSLCSYLNTFTQDQDTIQEIVQEVFIKLWKNRENYQISDIKHYLFRATRNQALNHFRNIKAESHKLEEWVEYKKKSKEGRERIDIEKNLDLMQKAIETLPPKCREILILCKLSGWSYNEVAKHLNISTKTVENQMGIAIKKLKELLLQ is encoded by the coding sequence ATGAACAATAAATTCGAAATCAAAACATTAATTTCTGAAAAAGTCTTCGAAGAGATATTCAATGAGTATTATGATTCTCTTTGTTCCTATTTAAATACTTTCACTCAAGATCAGGATACTATACAAGAAATTGTACAGGAAGTTTTTATTAAACTTTGGAAAAACAGAGAAAATTATCAAATCTCCGATATAAAACATTATTTGTTCAGAGCAACAAGAAATCAAGCCTTAAATCATTTTAGAAATATAAAAGCAGAAAGCCATAAACTTGAAGAATGGGTAGAATATAAGAAAAAATCAAAAGAAGGACGAGAACGAATTGATATTGAAAAAAATCTAGATTTAATGCAAAAAGCAATCGAAACACTTCCACCAAAATGCCGAGAAATATTGATTTTATGTAAATTAAGCGGTTGGTCTTATAACGAAGTGGCAAAACACTTGAATATAAGCACAAAAACCGTAGAAAATCAAATGGGTATTGCTATTAAAAAATTAAAAGAACTTCTCCTTCAATAA